Proteins co-encoded in one candidate division TA06 bacterium genomic window:
- a CDS encoding SAM-dependent methyltransferase translates to MAQKAAETGSGPTTIVAIEQYFPEGTRIINDDLAYRILPLGMRAYVRLMRFSWTRDWLVRAAERRTPGIWAMVVCRKRYIDEKVADAVDGQAETVVNLGVGFDTQAYRLPALAKVPVWEVDQPENIDAKRSRLRKVLGGVPAHVTLVPIDFDREELGSVLASHGYADDTKTFFILEGVTQYLTEAGIQTTFDFLAKAPAGSRLAFTYIRKDFIDGKVIYGQEYLYKRMLLNDKIWFFGIDPEDVADFLGVYGWRVLEHLGYEELAERYVKPTGRKLVSMLPERMVYAEKL, encoded by the coding sequence ATGGCGCAGAAAGCAGCCGAAACGGGATCAGGCCCGACGACCATTGTCGCCATCGAGCAATACTTTCCTGAGGGCACGCGCATCATCAACGATGACCTGGCCTATCGGATCCTGCCCTTAGGCATGAGGGCCTACGTCCGGCTGATGCGGTTTTCCTGGACCAGGGACTGGTTGGTCAGGGCAGCAGAGAGGAGAACCCCCGGTATCTGGGCGATGGTCGTGTGCCGGAAGCGCTACATCGATGAAAAAGTGGCTGACGCTGTGGACGGCCAAGCCGAGACGGTGGTGAACCTGGGGGTTGGTTTCGATACTCAGGCTTACCGGCTTCCGGCTCTGGCCAAAGTCCCGGTCTGGGAGGTCGATCAGCCGGAGAATATCGATGCCAAGCGGTCGAGACTGAGAAAGGTGCTCGGAGGGGTCCCAGCTCACGTGACCCTGGTGCCGATTGACTTTGACCGTGAAGAGCTGGGGTCTGTGCTAGCTTCACATGGCTACGCGGACGACACGAAAACCTTCTTCATCTTGGAGGGGGTCACACAATATCTGACTGAGGCCGGCATCCAGACGACCTTCGATTTCCTGGCCAAGGCGCCGGCGGGCAGTCGCCTTGCATTCACGTACATTCGCAAGGACTTCATAGATGGAAAAGTCATCTACGGGCAAGAGTACCTCTACAAAAGGATGCTCCTGAACGACAAGATCTGGTTCTTCGGCATTGATCCCGAAGATGTGGCTGACTTCCTCGGCGTGTACGGTTGGCGCGTGCTGGAACACCTCGGCTACGAGGAGCTTGCCGAACGGTACGTGAAGCCGACTGGGCGGAAGCTTGTGTCAATGCTACCCGAACGGATGGTATACGCGGAAAAGCTGTAG
- a CDS encoding manganese efflux pump has protein sequence MQIADILFIAFGLAMDAFAVSVSGGVAIRELKVRDAFRIALFFGAFQGIMPLLGWLSGMGLANFISGIDHWIAFSLLSFIGAKMIYESGRPAPSERKYDYLNIYVLLLLSVATSIDALAVGFGFAFIGVSVVTPIVIIGVVTFVLSFIGVFSGNRLGHVFGNKMEILGGLVLIGIGTKILIEHLG, from the coding sequence ATGCAGATTGCTGACATTTTGTTCATAGCATTCGGTTTGGCGATGGACGCATTTGCCGTATCCGTTTCCGGCGGAGTAGCAATAAGAGAGTTGAAGGTGAGAGATGCCTTTCGAATAGCATTGTTCTTTGGAGCATTTCAGGGAATCATGCCGCTGCTGGGGTGGTTGTCAGGTATGGGCCTAGCGAATTTCATCTCAGGTATAGACCACTGGATTGCGTTTTCACTTCTGAGTTTCATAGGTGCCAAGATGATTTACGAGTCAGGAAGACCAGCACCGTCGGAGAGGAAGTACGACTACTTGAACATATATGTCCTGTTGCTGCTTTCAGTCGCTACCAGCATTGACGCGTTGGCAGTGGGTTTTGGATTTGCGTTCATCGGTGTGTCGGTCGTCACTCCAATAGTCATAATTGGGGTAGTGACATTCGTTCTGTCATTTATAGGTGTTTTTTCCGGCAATAGACTGGGGCATGTTTTCGGGAACAAGATGGAAATCCTCGGCGGTTTGGTTCTGATTGGAATTGGAACAAAAATCTTGATCGAACACTTAGGCTAA